The region CTCATTTGAAACTCAACAATAAAAGGTATATTCCAAATCTTTTCTTCAATCAAGAATTCAAAATCTATTTGTAGtatgttttgttattgttaaatcattaaaatatactttttgtttccttgatttaacaaaaaaattaacaaatatggTGCTTAAAATTTCAAACGCAAATCCTAAAGGTACAATAACCCTaaacaatttgatttatttttgttcaatcaATAAATTTCAGACCTTCGGACATGTTATGGAGAGTAGAAAAACagtaaattgaattttattaaaatgaaacccaaatgttttttaaaaaaggtataGTTATTGTTCACATAACATAACCTTAATTTTCGAATGTTCTTAGCTAGTATTTTCGGCGTTTTTTTCCCTGTTATTTGGTTTGGTAATGAAATGGTAGGCGCAACTTCTCTTATTATTCATTTTCCCTTCATGTTGTCTATTCAGGACAGCGCATATTGGTCAACGAACATGAATGCAtacaaatttggattttttgtttCGGGGAGGACTTCTTACTACAGTCCATACGAGGTAAATGATAATCAACCAAGAAAGGATGTGAGCAGGACAGCTTGGAAATAGACGTCAGTAATGAACGCTGAAGATCAGCCCACAGCCACAGACACGTGGTTTGAAGGAGATGAGGGCATGGGAGGGCATGCCATACCCGAAGAAAGATAGAAGTTTGTTCCATTTTTGTTCTTCCAGTTAATTGATTACATGACGTCCAAAAGATGGCTTGTCCTTTTTGTCGATCAGGGATCTTCCAGTTTATAAGTTTCTGGCTAGCTCGTTCGAGCTagaaagcttcttttttttagcgGCATGGTAGATGTACAGTCATGCATTTTAGGTTTCAAAGCTAAAAGGGATCCACAATGTTTATCGATCTCTTGCCCATTTTATGTTTGCCTGAAGCTGTTTTCTTGTGATCAGTTTTTGTGAACATCTTTCCGATCTCTTTTTGTCCACAGGAAAGAATTCCCCCTTCTGCTGTAGTCTCATGCATTTGCGTATATTTCTTACTGTTAGTTTATGTTTATTACATATGTTATGCTCCAGACATCATCTTCAACTTACACATTACTTAAAATTGTCCTGGGCGTTAGCTAACAAGGAAAGAAGTTCATCTTAATCTTcatatattgatttattatcTAGTCAGAGTGCTATACTACTATGGTTTTTTGATAAGGTATTTGAGTTTTGttgattaaataattatgattttaaattttatcatttaattaaaattaattaataatacaagATTATCTAAGCTTGTGTTAGTTTTTTACTCgagagaatttagttttttatttgaaagaatatattaaaaattaacataaataaaatctaataactTTATGTTGTTATATtcaatttgttatatatatatacacgaatttattttttgaaatcaaatatatatatgtgtgtgtatatataattgaattttttaaaattaaatatgtgcacaagcttttcattttaattttaatatttttttatataaaaaacatattaaaaaaatggtgtgttaattttttttaaaataaaaaattagacagCTGGATAGCATATCCGAGATTACTAAAAGggtcataaaataaataagataatttttttttttgacttgaaTGAGAATGACCAGCACAATAATCCATCGTGGGGGTCCGCGGCAATCATACTTTAATCAATCCCAACGTTGACGTTGTTTTTTCCCTTATCCCCTCAACCTTATCACCGACGTCGCGACGATTTTCTTCCATGGAATCATATTCGGCAGACGTTTCGAAAAGGTCATCTCATTTCCTATACCTCCCAGTTCATTTCAGTGTACAGTATTTCCTCTCTGAAAAGAGGAACAGTAGCTTTCCTTCGAGCAACGCCCGTCTCTGCTTGACATGCTCTATGATTCATCGGGAAGCATCAACATCCCAATCAAAGAActcattttcttgaaattaaaactattttgCATGTCAAATTGGGTACTCCGACGGAATTGTTGACGATTTTCTTCTTACAGAGATGAGACGAGTAATCTGCTTTCATTGAAAAGAGTTATACTGGCATGTACTTAGAAGTAGACTAACATGTAAAAGGACAGATAGTTCCTTGCTTTAATGTAGATTAGGACATGattgtgcgcgcgcgcgcgtttCCCTTGCTTTAAGAGTATTTGTCAAATTTACGTAATGCACTCAATCAGTGTGATATATCCAACTTCGGTACTTGATTATATGCTAAGCCTATAGCTTACCTGTGCGAGCATTAAGTGGATTTTGGAAAATCAGCGCATCAGCGTCTGTGGTTGCTATCTGAAAAaagaagtttttaaaaaatatttttaattgtaatttaaaaaaacatatatatttaatgaaagcggttataaaaggaatttataaataaaaaaacatattatttgtttttatgaaacCAATGCTTAAAGCATAATTAGGGGGACAATgcaaaaaacataaactattttactaacaaaataattttttatttgtagttgtGTTTATTACATAAGCTACCAATAATATAATCTGGTAAAAGTCATGTgtgaaaattgtgtttttttaaaaagtaatggtTGAAAAtagtgatattttaaaaaataattaaaaataaactaccaTAAATTagaaaggaagagaagagataaaagaaagagaaagaaaaaataattttttttgaatatttttatttaaattgtcttctgaatatttttaattcaaattaatttttttaaatgtttttaaatcattttttatgtattaatattaaaaataattttttaaaaactattattttaatctattacaaaataaaaaaactttaaagaacAAACTCTAacccttttatttctttctttcccacAAAACAAAAGGCCTAACGGTTACAAACTAAAATCCTAAAGAGTACTTCAAGTTCAAGTATTCTCCAATCTTCATCCATGAAACCACCATGCGAGGCAAAGTACAGTTATTCACTTAGCTCCTAACAAAACCCACAAATGGGAAACCACTGTATTCCCCGAACTCATCTGATCTTGTCTGCTTTTggcaaataattataaaaccgTGACTACCAAAAAgccaacaaaaacaaacccTGATCCTTTGGGGACCGAGATATCCCAGATTCCTCTTTTAATTGAACTCACACGTGACGATCATACTGCTTTCCGGAATTACCACAAGCCTAACACGCGCCCCACATCTCCTCACTCTCTCCACCGTCCTCCTGTCCCGCAATCCAATGGCCAATACCTCTCCATTTCTACATCATATCTTCACTCCGTCACCACGCCAATCTCTCACAAAAAATCACTGTCTTCAAttcttcttaaataaaaattaaaaaccctgtctttcattttgtttcctCTTTCTCTCggtataaaaaaaccatgttacTTAAGGCGGCACCAGCCTTTTCTCTGTTGAATACTAGAGGGGATAGTTTGGGTCCCCTGTTTTCCTCCGCTTCTTCTTTGTCTAACAATAATCTTGCTGTTTCTCCTTCAATTCTTCGCCCAAAAACTGGGTCTGGATTTCTTGTTTGTGCTTCAAAAGGGGCTACTAATAAGTCTTTAATTGGTGTTGTCTTTAAGCCTTTCGAGGAGGTTAAGAAAGAACTCAATCTCGTGCCTACTTTGCCACATGTTTCTCTTGCTAGACAGAAGTTTACTGATGAGAGTGAAGCCGCCATCAATCAACAGATcaagtgagttttttttctttttagtcttGTTGTTGAGCGACTCTTCTTTTGCGGTGGAGGaatgaattattttctttaattgatgTAAAAAACGATTTCTTTATTTTGGAGCTGGATtaaagattcttttttttttcctgtgtcGGGAGTCTTTTTATAAGATCCTTTCTTTCTGATCTTTTCTGCTGTTTTTTTCCACTGATTTATTTCTTGTGCTCTGTTCTGCAACTTTTTTCTGTGGAAGATCGGTTTGCTCTATCTTTAGCATCAATTCTGAGTGAATCAATATTGCTGAAGTACTCTCACgtagtttttttcaatatctAGATCTATGTTTCTTGGTTCTTTGTGTTTATctatgttttctaaccataaATTATGTCTTTTTTGGAATGACAGTGTGGAGTACAATGTCTCATATGTGTACCATGCCATGTTTGCCTACTTTGATAGAGATAATGTGGCACTCAAGGGCCTTGCCAAGTAAATTCTCGTGGAAAGTCTCTGTTCTTATAAGCTTTCTCATCGGTTGTATGTTGTTAACGCTTATTTATGGTGTTGTCTCTAATAGTTTTTTCAAGGAATCAAGTATTGAAGAAAGAGAGCATGCTGAGAAATTGATGGAATACCAGGTAATTAGCTTCACATTGTGATATAGTCGTCTattgtttttcatcttttcaattTAGCTTTAGAagttatttattagatttaccATGTAATTGAATCTTCAGTTACTGTTGTGAAATCTTTCAGAACAAAAGAGGTGGAAAAGTGAAGCTGCATTCTATTTTGATGCCCCTCTCTGAGTTTGATCATACGGAAAAAGGAGATGCGCTGTATGGTGAGTTTTGACGAGCCTTGTATATGTTAAAATGAGAAGTTAAGCAAAATGGATAGATATTTTTAGTCATTGAAGCTGTTTTGTGATGTCCAATGTCATTTGCCAGTGCTTTGAATATTTCTTCTCATTCTATGTTAATTTTGACCATGTACTGAACTGATCATGCTAAGTCATGTAGTTAATGTTTTGGAATGCGATTGATTTACACTAGGTGTATGCTCGAATATCTCAATCAGGGCATAATATTCAGTGCTGAAACTACATGGACTTGTGTTAAGAATCGTGTGTTAGTTATGGCTTCATAAGCAGCTTCTCAAATACTATTCTTCGTCTCTGTGTTCTTAGGCTTATGATGTATGTTTAACTTGAAAGAATTTGTATGCATCCATTAGTTTACAAGAAATGGCCagcaaaagacaatattttggTTAAGATTAGGAGTTGAGAAACTGATGGATGAGTTGGAATCTGTGCTGCAATCAATGCATTGGTGTCTGTTTTGTTAAGTTAtgaaatatttagttttatcttcaatttaccTTATTGTTGATTCAGCTATGGAGCTTGCCTTGTGTTTGGAGAAACTAACAAATGAAAAGCTCCTGAACTTGCAAAGTGTAAGACATTTCCACTCCTCAAGTTAGAATTTAATGTACATTACTTCATTACATGGTAAATTTCACTTTGCACTGAGCAAGTGATGCTGCGGGTAGTATAACCTTCTGGGAGACAAATTTTTTAATGCTTTCTAGTTTTGTTTGCCAAGTGCTtacaatttgaattaaattctgTTCAACAGGTGGCTGATCGGAACAATGATGTGCAGTTGGTAGATTTTGTTGAAAGTGAGTTTTTAGCCGAGCAGGTATGTATAGCTTTCATGTTGGCCTACTTCCACCGAGTTTTATATTTCACAGTTATGGCAGGCCAACTGAATTTGGGTTTTGGCCTTCTTAATTGTGTGCTCTGTAGGTGGAATCTATCAAAAAGATCTCAGAATATGTTGCTCAGCTGAGAAGGGTGGGCAAAGGACATGGTATGGAACTCTCTCTTGAACAAAGTTCTTCCTTCGCcgtatttatttatgaattttaaatgtGTGTTTTTTCATCCTTTCTCTGAACTGATTtactttttctttgaattatcaGGAGTATGGCACTTCGACCAGATGCTCCTCCGTGCGGAAGAAGCTGTTGCATAATTATGAAGCGATCTTGCTTAGCGTACCGTTTATGAGTGTTTTATgcgatcgtttttttttttaatctagtttTTGTTCAGAGGTTTTTGGAATGTGTTTCAGTGTTTGTTTAAACATACTTTAATGTTGTCCAGGATCGAACACGAGCTAAGCCATCGTTCTTAGAGATTGAAGGTGGTTCAAAATTTATGGTTATCCTTCACTCCTAATTTTAGCGTTTCTTGTTCTGCAATTGCAACCACTACAGAAAGAAAAGTGTAAAGGGAAATGGTTAAAGACCATCAGCCGTTCTACTCACAGTATGCTGAGTCGAATTCTTGGCGGGCTCGTGTGCGTGTGCCATGATACGATTCCCCAGAATTATAAAGTTGAAACTGAAGCGAGTTGATACGGGATAAATTGAAACATTCTCGGTGGGCTCGTGTGCGTGCGCCCTGATACCTTACCTGAATTGAATCTCGATTCgggttaaaaataattatttgtatctATATATTGATTTTCATAACCTGTGATATAGGTTTTACTCCTGATTGGTTTTTAAAAcaggttttaatttttatgttgactAAGTTAATAAGAGTTAACTTTTTTGATTTGTGACTTGGGCTTTCCAAATTAATTTGAGTATTGAGtttttaaagtataataataataatttttatttgtatattaatctagatttgtggttAATCAATTTCATGGTCTGACTTTGTTTTAGATTCATcttcaaattaagttttgaatttatgatgataattattttcatattaatatgaatattaacTCGGGTCAAATTTGTTATTGTTTGATGGTTAAGTTGaattttaaagttataataataattattattatttttatatactttagagttgaatatttttaaaatttaattttttttaaagtgatgttttaaaaataaaaaatatataaatattatctctcaaaacttgaaattttacacttttattttaaagtataaaaaataattctaaaatgataagagaaacatatttatttttatattgttatctgtgtttttttaataactgcATTTCTATCCTTGCcatattcattctttttatcCCATGAAGGGTAAGATTGTCTAATCCTAGTCTTCAATACAATAATCATCAATCATATCTGCCCCCTGTATGAAAACATGCAATTGTATTTCTTGATGCGACACCACTTTCAAGTGCTTGTCACCTGGCCAGTCCTTATTTGCCAGATGGGGATGTCGAGGCTGATGGTACGAGGGAAAACCTACTTTCTGTTCCTACCAGCTCAAGAGATCGAGATTGCACCTGTAACTTGAATTGTTCGGCCGACAGCATTTATCTTCAAGTATCCAATGATGTAGCGAAAATGACAAGAAGCCCACGGACGGGAATCAATCCAAGGATATCGGcccaaacaaaaattaagactttggtttggtttgggttGGGCTGAAATATAGCACTTGTTGACCATTTTTTACATGGAAACAAAATCTAGACCAATCACAGCAACATCTGTTCATCGCGGCCAGCTGCGAATTGATTTCATTAATCCCccccaataaaaaagaaaaaaaagactgaaagttttttttttttttttgccccacGGGTTCGAGACAGATAATTTGAAGCAACAAAACATATTGAAGCAACAGCAAAGGTTTATCTTTTTCCATTTTCTGGATTATATGTGCAAAAATGATTATGAAACCAAGGGTACAAGGGTACGACGGtggtagatatttttttttatttaaaaatataaaaaaaattatttttaatattaacatattaaaataataaaaaaaaattaacaattcaaTCATTACTCCAagctaaataaacaaataaacctcaaaatttaaaattttatctccgTTAATTTCTTTCTCAAAACTAAGAACAATTAAAGCAAccaaatatttaaaagtatgataatagttatttttaaaaataattttacttgaaaatatattaatgtaatatttttttatttttaaaataatatttataatattaatacattaaaataattttaaataaaaaagtataattttaaataaaaaaaatcaaaatccaaaaaaacaatatttaaaatctgattCCGAAGAACCCTTCATCACcaactaaaaatataacaacTCACATGTACCGTGAACATCATCCTACCCAACAACATCACTAGgtctcatattttttattgaacccTAAATTGAAACGGATCATGTTCCTTTTCGACTGAGCTTCATTGGATAATAAGAGTGATGTTGGATGGGAAAAATAGGACAAGATCTTGGAGTTGCAAGGCGTATGATAAGTGTGTTTTGAGGAAATGTTTTAagatactttttaaattattttccttgtttaaaaatgtatcaatttatttaatttagacgAGCATATCAaagtacataaaaaatatcagaaaatattaaaaaaattaatttaatattttttaaaacttttagcacttttaaaaaatatataaaaacaaaaacaaaaattataccAAACACTCTTTAAAGATAGCATGATTAGTTAGTGGAATTTAAATCTAGGAATGAATCTCTATAAATGAAaccagatattttttttctcatggaaaatgatatttttatcaatgaatTAAATGAATAGTTACTAGGACTCCTAGAATTGTATTCCTCTTCTGGCATGATTACGAAACTCGTCATGAAAATGATCAGTGTatcctaaaaattattttgaaacttgatataaatcatgtttttaaaaaatttaattttttttattaaaatttaatataattcatatgttttggatcattttaatgtgctgatatcaaaaatatttttttaaaataaaaaatatcattgttattgttatgtatttcaacaaaaaaagttatttagtgtttttgttttcatggagCACtgaacttttaaataaaattgattttttttattttaaattatttttttattttaataaactgatatcgaaaacaaatttttaaaaataaaaaattattattttaatatattttaaaatttaaaaaacaaaaataattctttaaaatcaaataagttTCACTAgcttgtgaaaaatttaaaaaaaaggtagataattttttttatatagtcatGTATATGTATAGACAACTCAACAAGTGATTTTACTAGTGCTGGGGCATGGGTTGATTCTTGgattaataaaaatgtttttttaattttttt is a window of Populus nigra chromosome 10, ddPopNigr1.1, whole genome shotgun sequence DNA encoding:
- the LOC133704392 gene encoding ferritin-1, chloroplastic-like, whose protein sequence is MLLKAAPAFSLLNTRGDSLGPLFSSASSLSNNNLAVSPSILRPKTGSGFLVCASKGATNKSLIGVVFKPFEEVKKELNLVPTLPHVSLARQKFTDESEAAINQQINVEYNVSYVYHAMFAYFDRDNVALKGLANFFKESSIEEREHAEKLMEYQNKRGGKVKLHSILMPLSEFDHTEKGDALYAMELALCLEKLTNEKLLNLQSVADRNNDVQLVDFVESEFLAEQVESIKKISEYVAQLRRVGKGHGVWHFDQMLLRAEEAVA